One genomic segment of Fundulus heteroclitus isolate FHET01 chromosome 10, MU-UCD_Fhet_4.1, whole genome shotgun sequence includes these proteins:
- the smarcd2 gene encoding SWI/SNF-related matrix-associated actin-dependent regulator of chromatin subfamily D member 2, protein MASRGGFPAPQMSPSLSHMTVGHVTAMRMPGMPQPPSGYPRSMSSTPQYHQRSGMPPSRVGGPMGSMGGQMPGPSYGGGGLPMRPGMGHPGMDVSRKRFLHQQHQQQQEALGGLRRGAKRRKMADKVLPQRIRDLVPESQAYMDLLAFERKLDQTIARKRMEIQEAIKKPIMQKRKLRIYISNTYTPSKPEGEESEKVSSWELRVEGKLLEEPGKQKKKFSSFFKSLVIELDKELYGPDNHLVEWHRMPTTQETDGFQVKRPGDVNVKCTLLLMLDHQPPQYKLDPRLARLLGVHTQTRANIMQALWLYIKNNKLQDGHEKEFINCNRYFRQIFGCPRMKFSEIPMKLAGLLHHPDPIIINHIISVDPTDQKKTACYDIDVEVDDPLKAQMNSFLSSTTNQQEIAALEMKIHETIEYINTLKTERDFMLSFSNNPQDFIKDWLKSQCRDLKLMTDVTGNPEEERKTEFYQAPWVPEAVGRYVYSKVQQRRQELEQVLGIRLT, encoded by the exons CGTTCTGGGATGCCACCCAGCAGAGTGGGGGGTCCCATGGGCTCGATGGGGGGTCAGATGCCCGGTCCTTCTTACGGCGGTGGCGGCCTTCCTATGCGGCCGGGCATGGGCCATCCTGGCATGGACGTTTCACGGAAGCGCTTCCTTCACCAGCAGCATCAACAGCAGCAGGAGGCGCTTGGAGGCCTGAGGAGAGG AGCCAAAAGGCGCAAAATGGCCGACAAGGTTCTCCCACAAAGG ATCCGGGATCTGGTCCCAGAGTCTCAGGCCTACATGGATCTTCTGGCCTTTGAGAGGAAGCTGGATCAGACCATCGCTCGAAAGCGCATGGAGATCCAGGAGGCCATCAAAAAGCCCATCATG CAAAAGCGCAAGCTTCGGATCTACATTTCCAACACGTACACTCCCAGCAAGCCTGAGGGAGAGGAATCTGAGAAAGTGTCCTCCTGGGAGCTGAGAGTGGAGGGCAAACTCCTGGAGGAA CCCggtaagcagaagaagaagttcTCCTCCTTCTTCAAGAGTCTTGTGATTGAGCTCGATAAGGAGCTTTATGGACCCGACAATCACTTGGTGGAG tGGCACAGAATGCCCACAACTCAGGAGACGGATGGTTTCCAGGTCAAACGGCCGGGCGACGTGAACGTCAAGTGCACTCTCCTGCTCATGCTTGACCACCAG CCCCCGCAGTACAAGCTGGACCCTCGTCTGGCCCGTCTTCTGGGTGTGCACACGCAGACGCGGGCCAACATCATGCAAGCTCTCTGGCTCTACATCAAGAACAACAAGCTGCAGGATGGTCACGAGAAAGAGTTCATCAACTGCAACCGCTATTTCAGACAG ATCTTTGGATGTCCACGCATGAAGTTCTCTGAGATTCCCATGAAACTGGCTGGCTTGCTGCACCACCCTGACCCCATCATCATCAACCACATCATCAG TGTGGACCCCACAGATCAGAAGAAGACGGCCTGTTACGATATTGATGTGGAGGTGGACGACCCTCTGAAGGCCCAAATGAACAGCTTCCTGTCCTCCACCACCAACCAACAGGAAATTGCGGCTCTTGAAATGAAG ATCCATGAAACCATCGAGTACATCAACACACTTAAAACGGAGAGAGACTTTATGCTGAGCTTCAGCAATAATCCACAAGATTTCATCAAGGACTGGTTGAAGTCTCAGTGCCGAGATCTGAAG CTGATGACGGATGTAACAGGAAACccagaggaagagaggaagacTGAGTTTTACCAGGCACCCTGGGTTCCAGAAGCAGTGGGCAGATACGTTTATTCCAAA GTGCAGCAGAGGAGGCAAGAGTTGGAGCAAGTGTTGGGCATCCGACTCACCTAA
- the psmc5 gene encoding 26S proteasome regulatory subunit 8 yields the protein MEVDGVDHMEMGDSKGGSGLRQYYLSKIEELQLTVNDKSQNLRRLQAQRNELNAKVRLLREELQLLQEQGSYVGEVVRVMDKKKVLVKVHPEGKFVVDVDKNIDINDVTPNCRVALRNDSYTLHKILPNKVDPLVSLMMVEKVPDSTYEMIGGLDKQIKEIKEVIELPVKHPELFEALGIAQPKGVLLYGPPGTGKTLLARAVAHHTDCTFIRVSGSELVQKFIGEGARMVRELFVMAREHAPSIIFMDEIDSIGSSRLEGGSGGDSEVQRTMLELLNQLDGFEATKNIKVIMATNRIDILDSALLRPGRIDRKIEFPPPNEEARLDILKIHSRKMNLTRGINLRKIAELMPGASGAEVKGVCTEAGMYALRERRVHVTQEDFEMAVAKVMQKDSEKNMSIKKLWK from the exons ATGGAGGTAGACGGAGTCGACCAT ATGGAGATGGGGGACAGTAAAGGCGGGTCAGGTCTCCGTCAGTACTACCTATCCAAGATAGAAGAGCTCCAG CTGACTGTGAACGACAAGAGCCAGAATCTGAGACGTCTGCAGGCACAAAGGAATGAGCTCAATGCCAAAG TGCGTCTGCTGcgtgaggagctgcagctgctgcaggagcagGGCTCCTACGTGGGAGAAGTGGTCCGGGTCATGGACAAAAAGAAAGTGCTGGTCAAG GTGCATCCTGAAGGGAAGTTTGTTGTGGACGTAGACAAGAACATTGACATCAATGAT GTGACTCCAAATTGCCGCGTGGCGTTGCGCAACGACAGCTACACCCTGCACAAGATCCTGCCCAACAAAGTGGACCCCCTGGTTTCTCtgatgatggtggagaaggtgCCGGACTCCACCTACGAAATGATCGGTGGCCTGGACAAACAGATCAAGGAGATCAAGGAAGTGATCGAGCTGCCCGTCAAGCACCCGGAGCTGTTCGAGGCGCTGGGAATCGCTCAGCCCAAG GGTGTGCTGCTGTACGGCCCACCCGGTACAGGGAAGACCCTGCTGGCCAGAGCTGTAGCCCACCACACTGACTGCACCTTCATCAGGGTCTCTGGCTCTGAGCTGGTCCAGAAATTCATCGGAGAGG GGGCTCGCATGGTGCGCGAGTTGTTCGTCATGGCGAGAGAGCACGCTCCCTCCATCATCTTCATGGACGAGATCGACTCCATCGGCTCCTCCCGCCTGGAGGGCGGCTCGGGCGGAGACAGCGAGGTGCAGAGGACGATGTTGGAGCTGCTCAATCAGCTGGACGGCTTTGAGGCGACTAAAAACATCAAG GTCATCATGGCCACCAACCGTATCGACATCTTGGACTCGGCTCTGCTCCGGCCGGGAAGGATCGACAGAAAGATCGAGTTCCCCCCTCCTAACGAAGAG GCCCGCCTGGACATCCTGAAGATCCACTCCAGGAAGATGAACCTCACTCGTGGCATTAACCTGAGGAAGATCGCAGAGCTGATGCCGGGAGCCTCTGGCGCCGAGGTTAAG GGCGTCTGCACAGAGGCCGGGATGTACGCCCTGAGGGAGCGGAGAGTGCACGTCACCCAGGAGGACTTTGAGATGGCCGTGGCAAAG GTGATGCAGAAAGACAGCGAGAAGAACATGTCCATCAAGAAgctgtggaagtaa
- the LOC105939418 gene encoding MAGUK p55 subfamily member 3: MPIISANTGLHETLAILTSQLHPDANHKEDLVFLRDVFSEKSISYLMKIHERLKQYEKYSPTPVLHSASCLAEDLAEELQSGPLQDDERELLVLLNTPHLKAVLSAHDIVAQKKFDPVLPPLPEDLDDDFEEESVKIVRLVKNKEPLGATIRRDEATGAVIVARIMRGGAADRSGLVNVGDELREVNGNLITHKRPDEISQILSQSQGPITLKIIPAVAEEDRLKESRVYLRALFDYTPFEDKATPCQEAGLPFKRGDILQVVSQEDATWWQAKKVGDCNLRAALIPSTQFQERRLRYRMKMNSLPAPLSPKAQTYDRTEKEDCDSKGALNGKDVASLRRSFRQKKDRQGSPAEAQTPDGHPAEFRIYEEVTQYLPHPGEKPRLIVLIGSLGARVTELKQKVIAENPRWFGLAVPHTTRARKTHEREGVEYHFISRAAFEADIQSGKFIEYGEYKENLYGTSLESIHKVLRQNKVCLVDVQPEALKTLRTAEFKPFIVFVKPRIPDCQRKQFGSSSSLSAGITEEDLLEMRASAEKMDECYGHWVDYVLVKEDPVCALAELQMVLEKVQTEAQWVPVCWVRR, from the exons ATGCCCATCATTTCTGCAAACACAG GGCTGCATGAGACTCTGGCCATTCTCACATCTCAGCTCCACCCTGATGCCAACCACAAAGAGGACCTGGTCTTCCTCAGAGACGTTTTCAGCGAGAAAAGCATCAGTTACCTCATGAAG ATCCATGAGCGGCTAAAGCAGTATGAAAAGTACAGCCCCACTCCAGTCCTGCACAGCGCCTCCTGTCTGGCAGAGGAT CTGGCAGAAGAGCTTCAGAGCGGACCGCTGCAGGATGACGAGCGAGAACTCCTCGTTTTGCTGAACACGCCCCATCTGAAG GCAGTGCTATCCGCTCACGACATTGTTGCCCAGAAGAAATTTGACCCGGTCCTTCCACCTTTGCCTGAAGATTTGGACGACGACTTTGAAGAAGAGTCCGTAAAGATTGTCCGTCTGGTGAAGAACAAAGAGCCCCTG GGAGCAACCATTCGGAGAGACGAGGCCACAGGAGCTGTAATCGTGGCCAGAATTATGCGGGGAGGGGCAGCTGACCGCAGCG GCCTGGTCAACGTAGGGGACGAGCTGCGCGAGGTGAACGGAAACCTGATAACTCACAAACGGCCTGATGAGATCAGTCAGATCCTG TCTCAGTCCCAGGGCCCCATCACGCTGAAAATTATCCCAGCGGTGGCAGAAGAAGACCGACTGAAGGAGAGCCGC GTCTACCTCCGGGCTCTGTTCGACTACACACCTTTTGAGGACAAAGCAACGCCGTGTCAAGAGGCTGGACTTCCTTTTAAGAGAGGAGACATTCTTCAGGTCGTCAGCCAGGAGGACGCCACCTGGTGGCAAGCCAAGAAAGTTGGTGACTGCAATCTGCGTGCTGCCCTCATCCCCTCCACACAGTTTCAGGAGAG GCGTCTGAGATACAGAATGAAGATGAATTCCCTCCCTGCTCCTCTTTCCCCCAAGGCTCAAACAT ATGATCGGACAGAGAAAG AAGACTGTGACAGTAAGGGTGCTCTGAATGGAAAGGACGTAG CCAGTTTACGCAGAAGTTTCCGACAAAAAAAGGATCGGCAGGGCTCACCGGCCGAGGCCCAAACTCCGGACGGCCATCCGGCAGAATTTCGGATTTACGAGGAAGTTACGCAATATCTGCCACACCCCGGAGAGAAGCCCCGCCTTATAGTACTCATAG GTTCGTTAGGAGCACGGGTCACTGAGCTAAAGCAGAAGGTGATTGCAGAGAATCCTCGCTGGTTTGGTCTGGCTGTGCCGC ACACGACCCGAGCCAGAAAGACTCACGAGAGGGAAGGAGTGGAGTACCACTTCATAAGCAGAGCAGCCTTTGAGGCCGACATCCAGAGTGGGAA GTTTATTGAATATGGAGAGTACAAAGAGAATCTGTATGGCACCAGCTTGGAGTCCATTCATAAAGTTCTGAGACAAAACAAGGTCTGTTTGGTGGATGTGCAACCAGAG GCTCTGAAGACTCTGCGAACGGCCGAGTTCAAACCATTCATCGTTTTCGTGAAGCCTCGCATCCCCGACTGTCAGAGGAAGCAGTTTGGCTCCTCTTCCTCGCTCAGCGCGGGCATCACA GAGGAGGATCTGCTGGAGATGAGAGCGTCTGCAGAGAAGATGGACGAGTGCTATGGCCATTGGGTGGACTACGTCCTGGTGAAGGAGGACCCAGTGTGTGCCTTAGCAGAGCTGCAGATGGTGCTGGAGAAGGTGCAGACGGAGGCCCAGTGGGTTCCTGTGTGCTGGGTGAGGCGTTAG